Proteins from a single region of Pontibacillus halophilus JSM 076056 = DSM 19796:
- a CDS encoding MFS transporter has product MRELWSVLIKEKPYRKLVSANFISGIGDWFSSVAILSLLLQLTESGLAVGITLAARTLPFLIMGPISGYLSDRINKKIILIVSDFSRAILALSLLLINTKEDIWIAYLISIFLVVFSALSLPARQSLIPKIVHKENIPVANSIDQALGGINMTLGASLGGLVSALVGTQVAFIFNAFTFVISGILILRIKFNVSLHRPNDITHHPPNNGTFWSEFKDSLLIKVIAIQAFIWPIGGGAINVLISVYGYQVFQEGDRGVGILYACLGIGFLISGMVAHLFKRWIVLAVILSTVIEGGAHILVSQSPNIWMAAIFILIATVGAGIGNASFTSLTMLVVPEYVHGRAFALSETVSNVTIAISMMLTGFLLNFVSAQTIGFWAGLIIASTSITALPLIRLKNNKSLLGAEA; this is encoded by the coding sequence ATGAGGGAATTATGGAGCGTATTAATTAAAGAAAAACCATACCGTAAATTAGTTTCAGCAAATTTCATAAGTGGCATCGGAGATTGGTTTAGTAGCGTAGCTATACTAAGTTTACTTCTACAATTGACTGAATCAGGCTTAGCCGTTGGAATAACCCTAGCAGCACGCACATTACCATTTTTAATAATGGGACCAATATCTGGTTATTTGTCTGATCGGATAAATAAAAAGATCATACTTATTGTTTCTGATTTTTCTCGAGCAATTTTGGCTCTCTCTTTACTATTGATAAACACAAAAGAAGACATATGGATTGCCTATCTAATATCAATTTTCCTAGTGGTTTTTTCTGCACTATCCCTACCAGCAAGACAATCTTTGATTCCCAAAATTGTACATAAAGAAAATATTCCAGTTGCAAATTCTATTGATCAAGCCTTGGGTGGAATCAATATGACATTAGGGGCGTCTTTGGGTGGCCTAGTGAGTGCATTAGTGGGTACACAAGTAGCATTTATATTTAACGCTTTTACGTTCGTTATTTCCGGAATTTTAATATTAAGAATTAAATTTAACGTTTCCTTGCATAGGCCAAACGATATAACTCACCACCCACCCAATAATGGTACATTCTGGAGTGAGTTTAAGGATTCATTGCTCATAAAAGTTATAGCCATCCAAGCTTTTATTTGGCCTATAGGCGGAGGAGCCATTAACGTACTTATCAGTGTTTACGGGTATCAAGTTTTTCAAGAGGGAGACCGTGGTGTTGGGATATTATATGCATGTTTAGGTATCGGCTTTTTGATTAGCGGTATGGTAGCCCACCTATTTAAACGGTGGATTGTTTTAGCAGTAATTTTGTCTACTGTTATTGAAGGCGGAGCACACATCTTAGTGAGCCAATCTCCAAACATATGGATGGCAGCAATTTTCATTCTTATAGCTACCGTAGGTGCAGGTATTGGTAACGCTTCATTTACCTCTCTTACTATGCTAGTAGTTCCCGAATACGTACATGGAAGGGCATTTGCTTTGAGTGAAACAGTTTCGAACGTAACAATCGCTATTTCAATGATGCTGACAGGGTTTTTATTAAACTTCGTATCTGCACAGACTATAGGTTTTTGGGCGGGATTAATTATAGCTAGTACATCTATTACAGCCCTTCCACTAATAAGACTTAAAAATAACAAAAGTCTTTTAGGAGCTGAAGCATAG
- a CDS encoding DUF2325 domain-containing protein, with amino-acid sequence MKKVLMVGGKNYRSIAQKSKQLNIQVIHKADYKKERRTHTYFEKHIKEVDCVVLFINACSHDNMWRIRELTKRYNKPIVYTRGTGTTNAFTIAIQRMKPKVG; translated from the coding sequence ATGAAAAAGGTGTTGATGGTAGGAGGAAAAAACTATAGATCAATTGCTCAGAAGAGCAAACAACTTAACATTCAAGTCATCCATAAAGCTGATTATAAAAAGGAAAGGCGAACACATACTTATTTCGAAAAACACATTAAAGAAGTGGATTGCGTCGTTTTATTTATCAATGCATGCTCCCATGATAATATGTGGAGAATACGAGAACTAACTAAAAGATATAACAAACCCATTGTTTACACTCGCGGAACAGGAACGACGAATGCTTTTACAATAGCGATCCAACGAATGAAGCCCAAAGTAGGTTAA
- a CDS encoding replication-relaxation family protein, with product MINENPLFDVTGEHVYEGGIYQRRLVVDERYMQLFAFLQTSRLLKTKQLESLFVDYFGNSINDRTMRKRLNKFVEYDVLASKQLDYGVGAQKYNVYRLGDKGAELLQDYKLLEANMDSNHLYSLFSKTNYDHYLATQEMLIRTLTGAKAYQAHNDVEAGQVFTNLHSINPSSHPYLDMESKSVLLTPDWIIKSNNKLLSIECDSGTEVQRHIVDKLERYMTLAHYYKDEEHHVLFGIIDKSFPTRIAANNNRSRRVSNIKQLIIELPGFINSNLNLQVISMERTKQVGPRPLMLQPLTEDNRKIRMKVFYRSLARKADYPFSLTKRSKDIEETVLTAIKEQVGIKPDYIVEEEGTASSPSLSVFFMLREGDVKSLARLKSLSNESTIRILNAAGIPVKRVYGVYYDHDELIYDNVPINCDEHVFFSSIKSLAHPGCNTGIYKRLTKTRVQEVGYE from the coding sequence TTGATTAATGAAAACCCTTTGTTCGATGTAACGGGGGAGCATGTTTATGAAGGGGGGATCTATCAAAGGAGATTAGTGGTCGATGAAAGGTATATGCAGCTTTTTGCCTTCTTGCAAACTAGCAGGCTTCTTAAAACCAAACAATTGGAGAGTCTTTTCGTGGATTACTTCGGTAACAGTATTAACGACAGGACGATGAGGAAACGGTTAAACAAATTCGTAGAATACGATGTACTAGCTAGTAAACAATTAGACTATGGTGTTGGCGCGCAAAAATACAATGTATACCGCTTAGGAGATAAAGGAGCAGAGCTTCTCCAAGACTACAAGTTGTTAGAAGCGAACATGGATTCCAACCACCTATATTCTCTATTCTCTAAGACCAACTATGACCATTACTTAGCTACACAGGAGATGTTAATCAGAACACTAACGGGGGCTAAGGCTTATCAAGCGCACAATGATGTAGAAGCTGGACAAGTTTTCACCAATCTCCATTCAATAAACCCATCTTCTCACCCTTATCTTGATATGGAGAGTAAGAGTGTTCTGTTAACGCCAGATTGGATTATAAAATCCAATAATAAGCTACTCTCCATTGAATGCGATAGCGGAACAGAGGTGCAAAGACACATTGTAGATAAGTTAGAGAGGTACATGACGTTAGCGCATTATTACAAAGATGAAGAACACCATGTTCTATTCGGAATCATCGACAAAAGCTTTCCGACTCGAATAGCCGCTAACAATAACAGGAGTAGACGTGTCTCTAACATTAAGCAACTAATAATTGAACTCCCGGGCTTTATAAATAGTAACTTGAATTTACAAGTTATCAGCATGGAACGAACAAAACAGGTTGGGCCAAGACCCTTAATGCTCCAACCCTTGACTGAAGACAATAGAAAGATCCGTATGAAAGTGTTCTATCGCTCATTAGCAAGAAAAGCAGATTATCCTTTCTCATTAACCAAACGTTCAAAGGATATAGAGGAAACGGTTCTCACTGCCATTAAGGAGCAAGTCGGAATTAAACCAGACTATATTGTTGAGGAAGAGGGGACCGCTTCAAGTCCATCTCTTTCTGTATTCTTCATGTTAAGGGAAGGGGATGTAAAGAGTTTAGCCAGACTGAAGTCCCTATCTAATGAATCAACCATACGCATACTTAATGCTGCAGGAATTCCGGTGAAAAGAGTATACGGTGTTTACTACGACCACGATGAACTTATCTATGACAATGTTCCGATTAATTGCGATGAGCACGTTTTCTTCTCTAGTATTAAGAGTCTTGCTCATCCAGGTTGTAACACAGGGATATACAAAAGGTTAACAAAGACAAGAGTGCAGGAGGTAGGTTATGAATAA
- a CDS encoding type IV secretory system conjugative DNA transfer family protein, which translates to MNKEKILRNMPLILVSTLLVIGLILTIRGIVKYVLLFTTPISSPPMENWWLGNPFEPSIIELGLTTLFLIVGWALATRVIAFQKPVFRFGFGILMVMGIFFQYIWTSSAPVYTEVFPFFLNQLELIDPRYTTFKEVMVADINGLLYLLLSLPLVISVLVMFWLGNLYTQYQHETNEFVRTWKISLPKFKNFFDRQEVSKYPDVELGANIKTKEMVLQKGKDRTLNNVIIGPIGSGKTSALVLPMISNDLKHMARMINGLPEAYEQEDFHSEDVKGNFLNGITVVEPSNDLCQKTYKLALAHDIPEEAIYYIDPTNPNTKSINPLHGPTDKVAETFVQVIEGIGKQTEFFFEQSQRVHLKHYVYLLKLHDPEAVPTFDDLIDMYNNAQLVHHMHVRLKQTIPENINYIEDRDERNHWKIVKGIDEWFDASLAIKEERKGAVSMKVRIEDESSPYNNEYEYFDTKETFVVGLRNILNDISANKLVRRVLFGHSDFSFDTHLEVGGLLIVNTAKGELGGLSDTIGRFVVLMMQNAVFRREPNVSPFHSMIIDEFPDYITEPFASFPAQSRKYKAIITIVAQTVAQLSREYSDDFLHTLLATCRHKFCYGDVDEKTATLFSSIFGEKDEYKESGSEQSVSSMLDGSTMREGFTTSKEREVIMSPSDIIFQDKFVCAVKLVEDNKPIQVQQIQANFVPREEFTKASILADREKGIFWLQKRKEWADTFNAQDNYERLDEEAEEILTEDVPPEELYLNETPIVEDSNEEEVVEVEEPPLLELNRGSSRPRTVISTVDEVTPSNTSTAVLDPPAESSTASHRETNDRIVNDTRDDDSQVQHTPKSKQHVDSMIIDDLDEEEAEKGKDSVSQSTNRVLSVEEALLQEKESSQTSSTSPKSGSHSMIDDDELSADELNMFKMFPGETEKTNLPIEANNREISEPDPLFEQEIERHLDSLNRE; encoded by the coding sequence ATGAATAAGGAGAAAATCCTACGCAATATGCCTTTAATACTGGTTAGTACGTTATTAGTGATTGGACTAATATTAACTATTAGAGGGATTGTTAAATATGTTCTATTGTTTACTACTCCCATTTCTTCACCACCCATGGAGAATTGGTGGTTAGGGAACCCATTTGAACCTTCAATAATTGAACTAGGGTTAACAACCCTTTTCTTGATTGTAGGTTGGGCGCTGGCGACAAGAGTCATAGCATTCCAAAAGCCGGTGTTCAGATTTGGATTTGGGATTCTAATGGTGATGGGGATATTCTTTCAATACATTTGGACAAGTTCCGCTCCGGTATACACTGAGGTATTCCCATTCTTTCTAAATCAATTAGAGTTGATTGATCCTAGATACACGACGTTTAAAGAGGTCATGGTAGCGGATATTAATGGGTTACTTTATTTGCTTTTATCTCTACCGCTTGTAATAAGTGTGTTGGTCATGTTTTGGCTCGGGAACTTGTATACCCAATACCAGCATGAAACCAATGAATTTGTTCGTACATGGAAGATTAGCTTACCGAAATTCAAAAACTTCTTCGATAGGCAAGAAGTATCTAAGTATCCAGATGTGGAGTTAGGTGCCAATATTAAAACGAAAGAGATGGTTCTTCAAAAAGGAAAAGACCGCACGTTAAACAACGTCATTATTGGTCCTATTGGGTCAGGTAAGACATCCGCTTTAGTATTGCCTATGATTTCAAACGATTTAAAGCACATGGCTAGAATGATTAATGGCTTACCTGAAGCATACGAACAAGAGGACTTCCATTCAGAAGATGTTAAAGGGAATTTTCTAAACGGGATAACGGTGGTAGAGCCTTCTAACGACCTCTGTCAGAAAACCTATAAGCTAGCCTTGGCTCACGACATTCCCGAAGAAGCGATTTATTATATAGACCCGACCAATCCCAATACCAAATCTATAAACCCGCTTCATGGTCCAACAGATAAAGTGGCCGAAACGTTTGTACAGGTTATTGAAGGCATTGGAAAGCAGACGGAATTCTTCTTTGAGCAATCTCAAAGGGTACACCTAAAGCATTATGTGTATTTACTGAAGCTACATGATCCCGAAGCGGTCCCGACTTTCGATGATTTGATTGATATGTACAACAATGCGCAGCTGGTCCATCATATGCATGTGAGATTGAAACAGACGATTCCTGAAAATATTAACTATATTGAGGATAGAGATGAACGAAACCATTGGAAGATAGTGAAGGGGATAGATGAATGGTTTGACGCAAGTCTAGCAATCAAAGAGGAACGCAAAGGTGCAGTTTCCATGAAAGTCCGTATAGAAGATGAGTCCAGCCCTTACAATAATGAGTACGAATACTTCGATACTAAAGAAACGTTTGTCGTTGGTTTGCGGAACATCTTAAATGATATTAGCGCGAACAAACTTGTTAGACGGGTGTTGTTTGGACATAGTGACTTCTCCTTTGATACTCACTTAGAAGTAGGTGGGCTCCTTATTGTAAACACCGCTAAAGGTGAGTTGGGTGGCTTGTCTGATACGATTGGTAGATTCGTAGTGTTAATGATGCAAAATGCCGTATTTAGGAGAGAGCCGAACGTGAGTCCTTTCCACAGCATGATTATAGATGAATTCCCTGACTACATTACAGAACCATTCGCTTCGTTCCCTGCACAATCCCGTAAGTACAAGGCGATTATCACCATTGTCGCTCAAACAGTAGCTCAGTTGTCTCGAGAATACTCCGATGACTTCCTACATACTCTCCTAGCGACCTGTCGGCATAAGTTTTGCTATGGTGATGTGGATGAGAAAACCGCTACGTTGTTCTCTTCCATATTTGGAGAGAAGGACGAATACAAGGAAAGCGGTTCTGAACAATCCGTATCTTCTATGTTGGATGGTTCGACTATGAGGGAAGGTTTTACCACCTCTAAAGAACGCGAAGTCATAATGTCTCCTAGTGACATTATCTTTCAAGATAAGTTTGTGTGTGCTGTGAAATTGGTTGAGGATAACAAACCTATACAGGTACAGCAAATCCAAGCTAATTTTGTACCGCGGGAAGAGTTTACGAAGGCTTCTATCTTAGCAGATCGTGAAAAGGGTATTTTCTGGTTGCAAAAGCGTAAGGAGTGGGCCGACACATTTAATGCTCAAGACAATTATGAACGATTGGATGAAGAAGCCGAGGAGATCCTAACTGAAGATGTACCTCCTGAAGAATTGTATTTGAATGAAACCCCCATAGTGGAAGATTCAAATGAAGAAGAGGTTGTGGAGGTAGAAGAGCCACCGTTATTAGAGTTAAATCGAGGTTCTTCACGTCCTCGAACAGTTATCTCTACGGTAGATGAAGTAACACCCTCTAACACTTCCACAGCAGTTCTAGATCCACCCGCTGAATCTAGTACCGCTTCTCATAGAGAAACGAACGACAGGATAGTCAATGATACAAGGGATGACGATTCACAGGTGCAACACACTCCAAAGTCTAAGCAGCATGTGGATTCTATGATTATCGACGATTTAGATGAAGAGGAAGCGGAGAAAGGAAAAGATTCTGTTAGCCAATCGACTAATAGAGTCCTTTCAGTAGAGGAAGCATTGCTACAAGAGAAGGAGAGTAGTCAAACTAGCTCCACAAGCCCTAAGAGCGGTTCTCATTCTATGATAGACGATGACGAGTTAAGTGCTGATGAACTAAATATGTTCAAGATGTTCCCTGGTGAGACAGAAAAAACTAATCTACCTATCGAAGCAAATAATAGAGAGATTAGTGAGCCTGACCCGCTTTTTGAGCAAGAGATTGAAAGGCACTTAGATAGTTTAAATAGAGAATAA
- a CDS encoding restriction endonuclease subunit S produces the protein MKYETTLKEVTSKIGSGATPKGGKQSYLESGPFSLIRSQNVYNNDFSYAGLAYITQAQADKLKNVTINEGDILINITGDSVARCCLVPNSLLPARVNQHVAIIRCNTEVIDTYYLLAILTSFKMQEYLISIAQVGGTRAALNKKMLENLKIPLLPMDVQRQIGATLRTLNEKIELNNNIISNLEELARTLFRRWFIDFEFPNENGEPYRSSGGKMVESELGLIPEGWEVTKLGNIVTTVSKGTTPTRKDLDSAVDDLSVYFIKVRDISDNGVINYKSTQKIPLSIHQNKLKRSVLKENDILFSIAGTIGRVSYVNKLKKERNINQAIAFIRLANPMYFNLVYQLLKTKSVQEDVKSKVVQGVQANVSLSVLKEIRVPVPSQHLLKKYNEIFDSSFKQAEELKTQMDTLSDVRDTLLPKLLSGEINLDKESEVMEDALV, from the coding sequence TTGAAGTATGAGACAACTCTTAAAGAAGTGACATCAAAAATTGGAAGTGGAGCAACTCCAAAAGGTGGTAAACAGTCATACTTGGAGTCAGGTCCATTTTCATTAATCAGAAGTCAAAATGTTTATAACAATGATTTTTCTTATGCGGGGTTAGCATATATCACTCAAGCACAAGCAGATAAGCTGAAAAATGTTACCATTAATGAAGGTGATATATTAATAAACATAACTGGAGATTCAGTAGCACGATGTTGTTTGGTACCTAATTCGTTGCTTCCTGCGAGAGTTAATCAGCATGTAGCAATAATTAGGTGTAACACAGAGGTAATAGATACATATTACCTCTTAGCCATTTTAACGTCATTCAAGATGCAAGAATATTTAATTTCTATTGCTCAAGTAGGTGGAACAAGAGCCGCCTTAAATAAAAAAATGCTTGAAAACTTAAAAATTCCGTTGCTTCCAATGGATGTTCAAAGACAAATTGGAGCGACATTAAGGACTCTTAATGAAAAAATAGAATTAAATAATAACATCATTTCCAACCTGGAAGAACTAGCTCGAACTTTATTCAGACGCTGGTTTATCGACTTTGAATTCCCGAATGAAAACGGGGAGCCATATCGTTCCAGTGGCGGAAAGATGGTGGAAAGTGAGCTCGGATTGATTCCTGAAGGGTGGGAAGTAACTAAACTAGGAAATATTGTTACTACAGTATCGAAAGGAACAACCCCTACCAGAAAAGATTTAGATAGTGCTGTAGATGACTTATCAGTATATTTCATAAAAGTAAGAGATATTTCTGATAATGGAGTCATTAATTATAAAAGTACTCAGAAGATTCCTTTAAGTATCCACCAAAATAAATTAAAAAGATCTGTACTAAAAGAAAATGATATATTGTTTTCGATTGCAGGAACTATCGGAAGAGTATCTTACGTAAATAAATTAAAAAAAGAACGTAATATTAATCAAGCAATTGCCTTTATAAGGTTGGCAAATCCAATGTATTTTAATCTTGTATATCAACTTTTAAAGACTAAAAGTGTTCAAGAGGACGTAAAATCGAAGGTTGTCCAAGGTGTTCAAGCCAATGTGAGTTTATCGGTTTTAAAAGAGATCAGAGTACCAGTTCCTTCACAACATCTATTAAAGAAATATAATGAAATTTTTGATAGTAGCTTTAAACAGGCAGAGGAATTAAAAACTCAAATGGATACTCTTAGTGATGTGAGAGATACACTGTTACCTAAGCTACTATCAGGGGAAATCAATTTAGATAAAGAAAGTGAGGTGATGGAAGATGCCTTGGTTTAA
- a CDS encoding type I restriction-modification system subunit M: MAKQETGANIGYEEKLWQMADKLRGSMDAAEYKHVVLGLLFLKYVSDSFEELHAKLKEEEYADEEDRDEYLAQNIFWVPKEARWSYLKVNAKQPEIGQMVDAAMIAIEKENESLKGILPKIYARPDLDKRRLGETIDLFSSILVGDQKSKASDVLGRVYEYFLAQFASAEGKNGGEFYTPSSVVQLLVEMIEPYKGRIYDPCCGSGGMFIQSEKFVENHQGKLGDIAVYGQESNPTTWRLCKMNLAIRGIDSNLGGEHADTFHKDLHKSLKADYILANPPFNISDWGGNRLLDDARWKFGIPPEGNANYAWIQHMVSKLAPSGTAGFVLANGSMSTSQKSELEIRKNLVDNDLVECIVTLPGQLFYSTSIPVSLWFVTRNKATRGQRNRKGETLFIDARKLGFMADRTHKEFSNEDIKKVADTFHAWRGTNDYEYEDVLGFCKAAPLDEIRGHEYVLTPGRYVGLEELEEDEEPFEDKMDRLTGELAEQFAKSKTLEDEIRKTLRGIGFEV, from the coding sequence TTGGCTAAACAAGAAACAGGTGCAAATATCGGATACGAAGAAAAGCTATGGCAAATGGCCGACAAACTGAGAGGGAGCATGGACGCTGCTGAATATAAGCACGTCGTGCTCGGCCTCTTATTCTTGAAATACGTTTCGGATAGCTTTGAAGAATTACATGCCAAATTAAAAGAAGAAGAGTATGCGGACGAAGAAGACCGCGACGAATACTTAGCCCAAAACATCTTCTGGGTACCGAAAGAAGCTCGTTGGTCTTACCTTAAAGTGAATGCTAAACAGCCAGAGATTGGTCAAATGGTCGACGCTGCTATGATTGCAATAGAAAAAGAAAACGAATCCTTAAAAGGGATTCTTCCTAAAATCTATGCACGCCCTGATCTCGACAAACGACGCTTGGGCGAAACGATCGACTTATTTTCTTCGATTCTAGTAGGAGATCAAAAAAGCAAAGCCAGTGATGTTCTAGGTCGCGTTTATGAGTATTTTCTCGCTCAGTTTGCAAGTGCTGAAGGGAAGAACGGAGGAGAATTCTATACACCTAGCTCTGTTGTTCAATTACTTGTTGAAATGATTGAACCTTATAAAGGGCGCATTTATGACCCTTGCTGTGGTTCAGGTGGGATGTTTATTCAAAGTGAGAAATTCGTGGAGAATCACCAAGGAAAATTAGGAGACATCGCGGTTTACGGGCAAGAATCCAACCCAACGACCTGGCGCTTGTGCAAGATGAACTTGGCTATTCGTGGAATTGACAGTAATCTTGGCGGTGAACATGCCGATACCTTCCATAAGGATTTGCACAAGAGCCTGAAGGCGGATTACATCTTGGCGAACCCTCCGTTCAACATCAGTGACTGGGGAGGAAATCGTCTATTGGACGACGCTCGTTGGAAGTTCGGAATTCCTCCAGAAGGAAACGCCAACTATGCCTGGATCCAGCACATGGTTTCGAAACTAGCCCCATCTGGAACTGCTGGTTTCGTCTTAGCTAACGGCTCGATGTCGACAAGTCAGAAAAGTGAGTTAGAAATCCGAAAAAATCTTGTCGATAACGACCTCGTCGAATGTATTGTGACACTACCGGGGCAACTATTCTATTCGACATCAATACCAGTTTCACTTTGGTTTGTCACGCGCAATAAGGCAACTAGAGGACAACGAAATCGTAAAGGAGAAACGCTCTTCATCGATGCGCGGAAACTAGGGTTTATGGCGGACCGTACCCATAAAGAATTTTCGAATGAAGATATCAAAAAAGTCGCCGATACCTTCCATGCTTGGCGCGGAACCAATGATTACGAATATGAAGATGTGCTTGGATTCTGTAAAGCAGCCCCATTGGATGAAATTAGAGGACATGAGTATGTCTTAACACCTGGTCGATATGTGGGATTGGAAGAACTAGAAGAAGATGAAGAACCATTTGAAGACAAAATGGATCGATTAACAGGTGAACTGGCGGAGCAGTTTGCGAAATCGAAAACGCTAGAAGATGAGATTCGTAAGACACTGAGGGGGATTGGGTTTGAAGTATGA
- a CDS encoding N-6 DNA methylase has protein sequence MKEINYQKAVFEGLEVLRNDPTLIREQMNDIQVVLSSLALMYIEELDQFAIPEEIKWSQVTQHGFEIGERLQKAAKEAEETIPFLEEALTAAEFSSREESTLFKFVMVLNKYKRPELEEFGKIVENLLYRYMESQGWKGGEHLSPYSINALLPRLLDIREGSVYDGTAGAGLLLSEGYSYAKPNHEKLSFYAQDKNRNAWSIGRINLFVHGITEVDYQLEDTLLNPVFKEGHGLKKFDYVMMNFPFSASWDRKAVEDELMGRFMYGLPSKSNADMAFISHAIASLNTEGKAALIVPHGVLFRGGAEGKIRKELIQSDLIEGVIGLPSNLFSNTAIPVAILLINKDKPEDRKEKIFFIDAAEEFQKGRGNNQLRSEDIQKIVETFHNGSEIQAYSRFVELPKIEEGSLSIRKYFDVDDVDSPIGTVTVNSKSFMNHNVPKQDLGDAAEVYRGINMPSKSQQQEPGNEYKVIQLTDVQNGEIQFDTLQTMTIKDSKKAQQYVVRKGDVIVSARGTTVKIAVVPETEEAVILSHNFIGLRPNPNYHAQFLKSYLESPLGQYYLASSQKGSAVKVISLKEIVEVPVPELPYDKQQHIGNSYEKANKDYQQAIKEAEQQQKESYMDLYKEMEITVAFDQKRL, from the coding sequence ATGAAAGAAATCAATTACCAAAAGGCAGTATTTGAAGGATTAGAAGTGTTACGAAACGACCCAACCCTAATCAGAGAGCAAATGAACGATATCCAAGTTGTGTTGAGCTCTTTAGCGCTAATGTATATAGAGGAGTTGGATCAATTTGCAATCCCAGAGGAAATCAAATGGAGTCAAGTGACCCAACATGGATTTGAAATTGGAGAACGACTACAAAAAGCTGCGAAAGAAGCAGAAGAAACCATTCCTTTCTTGGAAGAAGCCCTTACAGCTGCGGAGTTTTCTTCTAGAGAGGAGTCTACATTATTTAAATTCGTAATGGTGTTAAATAAATACAAACGCCCTGAACTAGAGGAGTTTGGAAAGATAGTTGAAAATCTCCTATACCGTTATATGGAATCACAAGGCTGGAAGGGAGGCGAACATTTATCTCCGTATTCCATCAACGCCCTTCTTCCAAGGCTTTTAGATATACGCGAAGGTAGCGTGTACGATGGAACTGCTGGGGCCGGACTTTTGCTTTCCGAAGGGTATAGCTACGCGAAACCCAACCATGAAAAGTTATCCTTTTATGCTCAAGATAAAAACAGAAATGCTTGGAGCATTGGCCGAATCAACCTATTTGTTCACGGCATAACCGAAGTCGACTACCAACTTGAAGACACGTTACTCAATCCTGTCTTCAAAGAGGGGCATGGCTTGAAGAAATTTGATTACGTAATGATGAATTTTCCTTTCTCTGCTTCTTGGGACCGTAAAGCCGTAGAGGATGAGTTAATGGGGCGCTTTATGTATGGTCTACCGAGCAAGTCTAATGCAGATATGGCTTTTATCTCACACGCTATCGCTTCCCTAAATACCGAAGGAAAAGCAGCTCTAATTGTCCCACACGGTGTCTTGTTCCGAGGAGGAGCAGAAGGAAAAATTCGTAAAGAACTGATTCAAAGCGACCTAATTGAAGGGGTGATCGGTCTGCCTTCGAATTTATTCTCTAACACTGCTATTCCAGTTGCTATCTTACTCATTAACAAAGACAAACCCGAAGATCGCAAGGAGAAAATATTCTTCATTGATGCTGCCGAAGAATTCCAGAAAGGCAGAGGTAACAATCAACTACGCTCTGAAGATATCCAAAAAATCGTAGAGACTTTCCATAATGGAAGTGAAATTCAAGCATACAGCCGATTTGTAGAATTACCAAAGATTGAAGAAGGTTCTCTTTCTATCCGTAAATATTTCGACGTGGACGATGTAGATTCCCCAATTGGAACGGTGACAGTGAACAGTAAATCTTTTATGAATCACAACGTACCCAAGCAGGACCTAGGAGATGCAGCTGAAGTATATCGCGGAATAAATATGCCCTCAAAGTCCCAACAGCAGGAACCCGGCAACGAGTATAAGGTGATTCAATTGACCGATGTCCAGAATGGAGAAATCCAATTTGATACTCTTCAAACCATGACCATCAAAGATAGCAAAAAAGCTCAGCAATATGTGGTGAGAAAAGGGGATGTCATCGTCTCAGCTCGAGGAACAACCGTCAAAATTGCCGTAGTCCCAGAGACAGAAGAAGCAGTCATCTTGTCTCATAATTTCATTGGCTTACGGCCGAATCCAAACTATCATGCGCAGTTTCTAAAATCTTATCTTGAAAGTCCCTTGGGACAATATTATTTGGCTTCCTCTCAAAAAGGATCTGCTGTTAAAGTCATCAGTTTAAAAGAAATTGTAGAAGTTCCGGTCCCTGAATTGCCTTATGACAAGCAACAACACATCGGAAACTCTTATGAAAAAGCTAATAAAGACTATCAACAAGCGATTAAAGAAGCTGAGCAACAACAGAAAGAGTCCTATATGGATTTATACAAAGAGATGGAAATTACTGTAGCTTTTGATCAAAAACGACTTTAG